Proteins found in one Zea mays cultivar B73 chromosome 1, Zm-B73-REFERENCE-NAM-5.0, whole genome shotgun sequence genomic segment:
- the LOC103643412 gene encoding katanin p80 WD40 repeat-containing subunit B1 homolog isoform X2 has product MATTRAYKLQEFVAHTLNVNCAKFGRRASRILITGGEDLKVNLWAIGKPGALLSLSGFTSPVESVSFDSSEVTIGAGAASGTIKIWNIEEAKVVRTFTGHRSSCASLDFHPFGEFLATGSSDTNMKIWDTRKKRCIHTYKGHTQRINVLKFTPDGRWIVSGGADNSVMVWDLTAGKLMHDFCLHEGPVNCLDVHPYEFLLATGSVDKTVKFWDLETFELIGSSGPENNREYFELASAIRSMKFNSDGKTIFCGLHESLKALSWEPTICHDVIDVGWSTLADLTVDEGKLLGCSYNQNCVGVWVVDLMRNEPYVDSSAGSHLNGSINRPIQSDDSMSSVFGRLSISRSPANEIGSDTLLGCSMSGSKESPVSTSASMRGLSKPPGKGDLRLSRSISTPLLSPRVRLNPNFIDRQKNQAATAVPLPEPIVRFKANLSSDAGMLSRKSHASAAPMYRSRSNSSRYGIMESSSIPVLALRHSSRKDAGPVHSEAATGELADIEPQNIEKEGLVANHGKEDGKLVPVIASRSSKIVEEVGYRRITNDVGCKRVTLESGLRVNSDMDYRSRAPESHEVQQLIHLSEPAGLHGKFIRESSGAGDNNCSGSICTESAEFNEVDIWYRVSGFDKWNPAAARNPEFASIHRNEVIGIRQLMESSGKYVVDDRPSSSNYDNIQYVTTLYSSRLHPSLSGKLSASASYEDDISGLVENHQEFIHVMKSRLTKLEVVYRCWQRNDIKGSIDATWRMLDFAVTNDIVNALMENRNCITLDVCASLLRLTTSLLESTYDRHMSIALRMILSFVKSFGPTISSALLAIPPVGVDLEAEQRMEWCNLCFQELKNVSVSLKFLTRRQGEVGRLAQELSLFLQDLFQLSSV; this is encoded by the exons ATGGCCACTACGCGCGCCTACAAGCTTC AGGAGTTTGTCGCGCACACTTTGAATGTCAATTGTGCCAAGTTTGGGAGGCGAGCATCAAGGATCCTCATCACTGGTGGGGAGGATTTGAAGGTCAATCTTTGGGCTATAGGGAAACCCGGTGCCCTCCTG AGTCTATCAGGCTTTACAAGTCCAGTTGAGTCAGTAAGCTTTGACTCTTCTGAAGTTACGATAGGTGCTGGTGCAGCAAGTGGAACGATAAAAATATGGAATATTGAGGAGGCGAAAG TTGTTCGAACTTTCACTGGACACAGATCAAGCTGTGCATCTCTTGATTTCCATCCTTTTGGAGAATTCTTAGCCACTGGGTCTTCAGATACAAACATGAAAATATGGGATACTCGAAAGAAGAGATGCATCCACACATACAAGGGTCATACCCAACGAATTAATGTGCTTAAATTTACTCCTGATGGCCGATGGATTGTTTCTGGTGGGGCTGATAACTCAGTGATG GTCTGGGATTTGACGGCTGGAAAACTCATGCATGATTTTTGTCTTCATGAAGGTCCAGTCAACTGCTTAGATGTTCACCCCTATGAGTTTTTATTGGCTACAG GTTCAGTTGATAAGACTGTTAAATTTTGGGACCTTGAAACTTTTGAGTTGATCGGTTCTTCTGGACCCGAG AACAACCGAGAATACTTTGAGCTG GCTAGTGCAATCCGTTCTATGAAGTTCAACAGTGATGGTAAAACAATTTTTTGTGGATTGCATGAAAGCTTAAAG GCTCTTTCCTGGGAACCCACCATATGTCATGATGTGATTGATGTAGGCTGGTCCACATTAGCAGATCTAACTGTTGACGAAGGGAAACTTCTTGGCTGCTCATATAACCAAAATTGTGTCGGTGTGTGGGTTGTGGATTTGATG AGAAATGAGCCTTATGTTGATAGTAGTGCTGGATCACACTTAAATGGAAGTATAAATAGGCCAATTCAATCAGATGATAGCATGTCATCAGTGTTTGGGAGGCTATCGATTTCCAGAAGCCCAG CCAATGAAATTGGATCGGATACTCTGCTTGGATGCTCAATGTCTGGTTCAAAAGAAAGTCCTGTCTCAACTTCTGCATCAATGAGGGGATTGTCAAAGCCACCTGGAAAAGGGGACCTCCGGCTCTCAAGATCTATTTCTACACCTCTTCTTTCTCCTAGAGTTAGATTGAACCCAAATTTCATTGACAGACAGAAGAATCAGGCAGCTACTGCTGTACCATTACCAGAACCAATAGTCCGCTTTAAAGCGAATCTCTCTTCAGATGCTGGAATGTTGTCTCGCAAGTCACATGCATCAGCAGCTCCCATGTATAGATCAAGGTCCAATAGTTCTCGGTATGGTATTATGGAATCATCTTCCATACCTGTTCTGGCCTTGAGGCATAGCTCTAGAAAGGATGCTGGTCCCGTTCACAGTGAAGCTGCCACAGGTGAGTTAGCAGATATTGAGCCTCAAAATATAGAAAAGGAAGGTTTAGTTGCCAATCATGGCAAAGAAGATGGCAAGTTGGTACCTGTAATTGCTTCAAGGAGCTCAAAGATAGTCGAAGAAGTTGGCTATAGAAGAATCACCAATGATGTAGGATGTAAGAGAGTAACCCTAGAAAGTGGTTTGAGAGTTAATTCAGATATGGACTATAGAAGCAGAGCTCCAGAAAGCCACGAGGTGCAGCAGCTTATACATCTGTCAGAACCTGCTGGTTTACATGGGAAATTTATAAGAGAATCTTCAGGTGCTGGGGACAATAACTGTTCTGGTTCAATATGCACTGAGAGTGCTGAGTTTAATGAAGTTGATATCTGGTACAGGGTATCTGGTTTTGATAAATGGAACCCTGCTGCTGCAAGGAATCCAGAATTTGCCAGCATCCACAGAAATGAAGTGATTGGAATAAGACAGTTGATGGAGTCAAGTGGAAAGTATGTTGTTGACGATC GACCTTCCTCTTCTAATTACGATAACATCCAGTATGTGACAACACTATACAGCTCG AGGCTGCATCCTTCACTTTCTGGAAAACTTAGTGCATCTGCAAGTTATGAAGATGATATTTCTGGTCTAGTGGAAAACCATCAAGAATTCATTCATGTAATGAAATCTCGACTAACAAAACTAGAG GTGGTTTACCGTTGCTGGCAAAGAAATGATATAAAAGGATCTATTGATGCTACATGGAGAATGTTGGATTTTGCT GTCACTAATGATATTGTTAATGCTCTAATGGAGAATAGGAACTGTATCACATTAGATGTTTGCGCTTCTCTCTTACGTCTTACCACCAGTCTTCTTGAAAGCACATATGACAG GCATATGAGCATTGCCTTGAGGATGATTCTCAGTTTCGTGAAGAGCTTTGGTCCCACAATTTCTTCAGCCTTGTTGGCTATACCACCTGTTGGGGTAGACCTTGAAGCAGAGCAGAG GATGGAGTGGTGCAATCTATGTTTCCAAGAACTGAAGAATGTGAGCGTCAGCCTCAAGTTTCTGACAAG GCGGCAAGGCGAGGTTGGGAGATTAGCTCAGGAGCTCAGCCTTTTTCTTCAGGATCTCTTTCAATTGTCAAGCGTGTAA